A portion of the Chlamydia avium 10DC88 genome contains these proteins:
- a CDS encoding 30S ribosomal protein S16 produces MALKIRLRQQGRRNHIVYRLVLADSEFPRDGKYIELLGWYDPHSEVNYQLKSERIFYWLNQGAELTEKATALVKQGAPGVYSELMAKKVARRAAVCQKRRAYRRRRSLKRAESASAAAK; encoded by the coding sequence GTGGCGTTAAAAATTCGTTTACGACAACAAGGACGAAGAAATCACATTGTTTATAGATTAGTGCTTGCTGATTCAGAGTTTCCTCGCGATGGTAAGTATATAGAACTATTGGGTTGGTATGATCCCCATAGTGAGGTGAATTATCAGTTGAAGAGCGAACGGATTTTTTATTGGTTGAATCAGGGTGCCGAGCTTACAGAAAAGGCTACTGCATTAGTAAAACAAGGGGCTCCTGGGGTTTATAGTGAGTTGATGGCTAAAAAGGTAGCTCGTCGAGCAGCTGTATGCCAAAAACGTCGTGCTTATCGACGTCGTCGCTCATTAAAAAGAGCTGAATCTGCTTCGGCTGCTGCAAAGTAA
- the ffh gene encoding signal recognition particle protein codes for MISSLSQKLSSIFSSLVSSRRITEGNISDAIREVRLAMLDADVNYHVVKDFIAKVKKRILGEEVWKHVSPGQQFIQCLHEEIVKLLDGNSGLITSSNPSVILICGLQGTGKTTTCAKLAAYVMRERKAKKVLVVPCDLKRFAAVDQLRSLISLTHADLYSSSSQDPVEVVSQALDYARRSGYDLVLIDTAGRLHVDSCLMQELVSINKVSNSCERLFVMNLAMGQDAVATAKAFDEYLDLTGVIVTMTDGDSRAGAVLSMKNLLGKPIKFEGCGEKIEDLRLFNAESMADRILGMGDTVHFVQKMRECISEEGGEELGKKLVEATFTYEDYYKQMKAFRRMGPLRKIMNMMPSFGGAKPSDKEMEDSEKYMRQTEAIILSMTPQERREEVDLSISRMKRIALGCGLTLGDVNQFRKQMAKSKKFFKNMSKERLEQMRKKMSGGHLWR; via the coding sequence ATGATCAGTTCTTTATCGCAAAAACTATCTTCGATTTTTTCTTCATTAGTTTCTTCTCGAAGGATTACTGAAGGTAATATCTCTGACGCAATCCGTGAAGTGCGTTTAGCCATGTTAGACGCTGATGTTAATTATCACGTTGTCAAGGACTTTATTGCTAAAGTTAAGAAAAGAATTCTGGGAGAAGAGGTATGGAAACATGTTTCTCCAGGACAACAGTTCATACAATGCTTACATGAAGAAATAGTGAAGCTTCTTGACGGGAACTCGGGATTAATTACTTCGAGTAATCCTAGTGTGATTTTGATTTGTGGATTACAAGGAACTGGTAAGACGACTACTTGTGCAAAGCTTGCTGCCTATGTAATGCGTGAACGTAAAGCAAAAAAAGTGCTTGTAGTTCCCTGTGATTTGAAACGTTTTGCAGCTGTAGACCAGTTGAGAAGTTTGATATCTCTAACTCACGCTGACCTCTATAGTAGTAGTAGTCAAGATCCTGTTGAGGTAGTTTCGCAAGCTTTAGATTATGCACGGCGTTCTGGTTATGATTTGGTTTTAATTGATACAGCAGGTCGCTTGCATGTGGATAGTTGTTTGATGCAAGAACTGGTCTCTATAAACAAAGTTTCAAACTCTTGCGAGAGGTTGTTTGTAATGAATTTGGCTATGGGGCAGGATGCTGTCGCTACGGCCAAGGCTTTTGACGAATATCTGGACCTCACAGGAGTAATTGTGACTATGACAGACGGAGATTCTCGAGCGGGTGCCGTATTATCTATGAAGAATTTACTCGGTAAGCCCATAAAGTTCGAGGGTTGTGGAGAGAAGATCGAGGATCTTCGACTCTTTAATGCTGAGTCGATGGCTGATCGTATTCTGGGAATGGGAGATACTGTACATTTTGTTCAGAAAATGCGCGAGTGCATCTCAGAGGAAGGAGGTGAGGAATTAGGGAAGAAGCTTGTAGAGGCTACATTTACTTATGAAGACTATTATAAGCAAATGAAAGCTTTTCGACGTATGGGGCCTCTTCGTAAGATCATGAATATGATGCCAAGTTTTGGCGGAGCAAAGCCAAGCGATAAAGAAATGGAAGATTCTGAGAAGTATATGCGACAAACTGAGGCAATTATTCTTTCAATGACTCCTCAAGAGAGAAGAGAAGAGGTAGATCTCAGTATTAGTCGTATGAAAAGGATTGCTTTAGGATGCGGATTAACTCTAGGAGATGTTAACCAGTTTCGTAAGCAGATGGCAAAGTCTAAAAAATTTTTTAAAAACATGAGCAAAGAAAGACTGGAACAAATGAGAAAAAAAATGTCAGGAGGACACCTGTGGCGTTAA
- the prmC gene encoding peptide chain release factor N(5)-glutamine methyltransferase codes for MKKILKEASTYLTYHGIAFPSREAEDILMDFIGVTSRAHLSTIYLNKEQLSNYWQRIYKRSQRMPSAYIHGSVSFLGMPLVVDSRVLIPRPETELLAEKIIQYLKVRPQITRFYDVCCGSGCLGLAVKKYCPSVEVILSDICPKAVEIARLNAERNHLSVEILIGDLFSPYTCPADAFVCNPPYLSFTEILYSDPEVRCYEPWKALVGGNTGTEFYERIARNLNKILLPGGVAWLEIGYKQGEIVTKIFEKCGISGRLYQDFSGWDRIFFLENHVIDSVSSCDDS; via the coding sequence ATGAAGAAAATCCTTAAAGAAGCTTCTACTTATCTTACTTATCATGGCATAGCTTTCCCTAGTAGAGAAGCTGAAGATATTCTAATGGATTTCATTGGTGTGACATCTAGAGCGCATTTATCTACTATCTATTTAAATAAAGAACAATTGTCGAATTATTGGCAGCGAATCTATAAGCGATCGCAGCGTATGCCTTCAGCTTATATTCATGGTAGTGTATCTTTTTTAGGTATGCCCCTAGTTGTTGATTCTCGTGTACTAATTCCTAGACCAGAGACAGAACTTTTAGCAGAAAAAATTATACAATATCTGAAAGTTCGTCCACAAATTACAAGGTTTTATGATGTTTGCTGCGGTAGCGGATGCTTAGGTTTGGCTGTTAAAAAATATTGCCCGTCTGTTGAAGTTATACTATCCGATATTTGTCCTAAAGCTGTAGAAATTGCACGATTGAACGCTGAGAGAAATCATTTAAGTGTTGAAATTTTAATAGGTGACCTTTTTTCTCCCTATACCTGTCCTGCAGATGCTTTTGTTTGTAATCCACCATATCTTTCATTTACAGAAATTTTGTATTCTGATCCCGAGGTACGCTGTTATGAACCTTGGAAAGCTTTAGTTGGAGGAAACACTGGAACAGAATTTTATGAGCGTATAGCCAGAAATCTAAATAAAATTTTGCTTCCTGGAGGAGTTGCGTGGTTGGAAATTGGTTATAAACAAGGGGAGATTGTAACAAAAATTTTTGAGAAGTGCGGAATATCAGGGCGTTTGTATCAAGATTTCTCTGGATGGGATAGGATTTTTTTTCTTGAAAATCATGTAATAGATTCTGTATCCTCATGTGATGATTCTTGA
- the prfA gene encoding peptide chain release factor 1, with translation MKKKILEYLKRLEEVEIKISDPQIFDNPKEYSSLSKEHARLSEMKNVYDQLLSTEKILRDDKQALAQEKDPEMIAMLEEGIQNEKSEIEKLNKILENLLVPPDPDDDLNVIMELRAGTGGDEAALFVGDCVRMYHLYSDSKGWKYEVLSVSESDIGGYKEYVMGISGTGVKRLLQYEAGTHRVQRVPETETQGRVHTSAITIAVLPEPSDEEEEVFIDDKDLKIDTFRSSGAGGQHVNVTDSAVRITHLPTGVVVTCQDERSQHKNKAKAMRILKARIRDAEMQRRHEEATAMRSAQVGSGDRSERIRTYNFPQNRVTDHRIGLTLYSLDKIMDGDLDMITSALVSHAYRQLLQSSNEENP, from the coding sequence ATGAAAAAAAAGATTCTAGAGTATTTAAAGCGCTTAGAAGAAGTTGAAATTAAGATTTCTGATCCCCAGATCTTTGATAATCCTAAAGAATATAGTAGTTTGAGTAAGGAACATGCGCGTCTTTCAGAGATGAAAAACGTATATGATCAACTATTGAGTACAGAGAAAATTTTGAGGGATGACAAACAAGCATTAGCACAAGAGAAAGACCCTGAAATGATTGCTATGCTAGAAGAGGGGATTCAAAATGAAAAGTCTGAAATAGAAAAACTCAATAAAATTTTAGAAAATTTATTGGTGCCACCCGATCCTGATGATGACTTAAATGTGATTATGGAGTTGCGTGCAGGAACTGGAGGGGATGAAGCAGCTCTTTTTGTCGGGGATTGTGTACGTATGTACCACTTATACTCGGATTCTAAAGGTTGGAAATATGAAGTTCTTTCTGTCTCAGAATCAGATATTGGGGGATATAAAGAATATGTTATGGGTATCTCGGGAACTGGAGTAAAACGCTTACTTCAGTATGAAGCAGGGACGCATCGTGTGCAAAGGGTCCCTGAAACAGAAACTCAAGGACGTGTTCATACTTCTGCAATTACTATTGCTGTATTGCCTGAGCCCTCAGATGAGGAGGAGGAAGTCTTTATTGATGATAAGGATTTAAAAATAGATACTTTCCGATCTTCCGGAGCGGGAGGTCAGCATGTAAATGTTACTGATTCTGCTGTCCGAATTACTCACTTGCCAACGGGAGTGGTTGTTACCTGTCAGGATGAGCGTAGTCAACATAAAAATAAAGCCAAGGCTATGCGTATTTTAAAGGCACGTATACGTGATGCTGAAATGCAAAGACGTCATGAAGAAGCCACAGCCATGCGTTCTGCTCAAGTAGGAAGTGGAGATCGATCCGAAAGAATTCGTACATATAATTTTCCGCAAAATCGTGTGACGGATCATCGTATAGGCCTGACTCTTTATAGTTTAGATAAAATTATGGATGGAGATTTGGATATGATCACATCAGCTCTGGTGAGTCATGCCTATCGTCAATTATTACAAAGCAGCAATGAAGAAAATCCTTAA
- a CDS encoding type B 50S ribosomal protein L31 has product MKKNTHPEYRQVLFVDSSTGYKFVCGSTYQTDRTEVFEGKEYPVCYVSVSSASHPFFTGSKKFVDAEGRVDKFLKRYSNVKAPSPVEDTALPAKGKKKVVTKKKK; this is encoded by the coding sequence ATGAAAAAAAACACTCATCCTGAGTATAGGCAAGTTTTATTTGTAGATTCTTCTACGGGATATAAATTTGTCTGTGGGTCTACATATCAAACTGATAGAACAGAAGTCTTTGAGGGAAAAGAATACCCTGTTTGTTATGTTAGCGTTTCCTCTGCTTCGCATCCTTTCTTTACAGGAAGTAAGAAGTTTGTAGATGCTGAAGGACGTGTTGATAAGTTTTTAAAACGTTACAGCAACGTCAAAGCTCCATCTCCTGTTGAGGACACTGCTCTCCCCGCTAAAGGGAAAAAGAAAGTTGTTACAAAGAAAAAGAAGTAA
- the lepB gene encoding signal peptidase I, producing the protein MKQWYSLNKSRQILYSTYKLLKSKKITHPNTRKELEYLLEQLEEAIFQQDRELASQLAKKAQQFQKTYPSSLTKKIWEFTKAICFAAILAFCIRQFWFELYEVPTGSMRPTILEQDRLIVSKTTFGLHFPFIKRPWGFRPESITRGGLVVFTVGDLPIPNSNTKYFWFFTGKKRYIKRCMGKPGDILYFYGGKIYGLDRDGKPIPFSSEDGLDKLYHVPYISFDGSVEIIKGEETTAYFKQMNQICGKRVLYQEEPYGQFFHQHTWHNDIPNALKQPHQTPVSYSDLFGMGNYAMVRILTHKQASLTHVTPTPAAIAYLEINHTPNTSYPPPQIHSYDQQLFPTIRPMTTLLPLRQEHIHLIRNNLNTSRFIISDGVAYKYQPNSLKLNPAARIFALPFPGVKNGCYEYFKGEAYQIGFGGIRYKLKPTHPLMQLNDDQVIDLFNCGMNFSSFYIPTNPKHNPLPNRYAFYNHGNLYIMDSPIFIQNDPALQRFVESEKAKQEASSENQPYIGFIDRGPPPTDPKEFSEFIRNFGLRVPEGHVLVLGDNYSMSADSREFGFVPLENLLGSPLWIFWPLGHFKHLKNVPSPTTLPGYVVNSIALGTLIYTFSYMYFKKRRRLFPKNQNDRK; encoded by the coding sequence ATGAAGCAATGGTATTCTCTAAATAAAAGTCGCCAAATACTCTATTCTACGTATAAATTACTTAAAAGCAAAAAAATCACTCATCCAAATACTCGAAAGGAACTAGAATACCTTTTAGAACAACTAGAAGAAGCTATTTTCCAACAGGACAGAGAATTAGCTAGTCAACTAGCTAAAAAAGCACAGCAATTCCAAAAAACTTATCCATCTTCTCTTACAAAAAAAATTTGGGAATTTACAAAGGCAATTTGCTTTGCAGCCATCCTAGCGTTTTGTATTCGTCAATTTTGGTTTGAACTTTATGAAGTTCCTACTGGATCCATGCGTCCTACGATTTTAGAACAAGATCGCCTTATTGTTTCTAAAACTACATTTGGCCTTCACTTTCCCTTTATTAAACGACCTTGGGGTTTTCGCCCTGAATCTATTACTCGTGGTGGTCTTGTAGTCTTTACTGTAGGTGATCTTCCTATCCCTAACTCAAATACGAAGTACTTCTGGTTTTTCACAGGAAAAAAACGCTACATTAAGCGCTGCATGGGCAAACCGGGAGACATTTTATATTTTTACGGAGGAAAAATTTATGGCTTAGACCGTGATGGGAAACCTATTCCATTTTCTTCCGAAGATGGTTTAGATAAACTTTATCACGTTCCATATATTTCTTTTGATGGCTCTGTAGAAATAATAAAGGGGGAAGAAACAACAGCGTATTTCAAACAAATGAATCAAATTTGCGGAAAACGTGTGCTGTATCAAGAAGAACCCTATGGGCAGTTTTTCCATCAACATACTTGGCATAACGATATACCCAATGCTTTAAAACAACCGCATCAAACTCCTGTAAGTTATTCCGACCTTTTTGGCATGGGAAATTATGCTATGGTGCGTATTCTTACCCACAAACAAGCTAGTTTGACCCACGTTACGCCGACACCTGCAGCTATAGCTTACTTGGAAATCAATCATACTCCAAATACGTCATATCCTCCTCCACAAATACATAGTTATGACCAGCAATTGTTTCCTACTATACGTCCCATGACAACTCTCCTTCCTCTCAGGCAGGAACATATTCACTTAATCAGGAATAACTTAAATACATCTCGTTTTATTATTTCTGATGGCGTTGCGTATAAGTACCAACCAAATTCTTTAAAACTAAACCCTGCAGCACGTATTTTTGCTCTACCTTTCCCGGGTGTCAAAAATGGTTGTTATGAATATTTTAAAGGAGAAGCTTATCAAATTGGGTTCGGTGGAATTCGATATAAACTCAAACCTACACACCCACTTATGCAATTAAATGATGATCAAGTTATTGATTTGTTTAATTGTGGGATGAATTTCAGTTCCTTTTATATTCCTACAAATCCTAAACATAATCCACTACCTAACCGATATGCCTTCTATAATCACGGCAATCTCTATATCATGGACTCTCCTATTTTTATCCAAAATGACCCTGCCCTACAAAGATTTGTAGAATCAGAAAAAGCAAAACAAGAAGCTTCTTCCGAAAATCAACCTTATATAGGATTTATTGATCGAGGTCCTCCTCCGACTGATCCTAAAGAATTTTCTGAATTTATTCGTAATTTTGGACTACGTGTTCCGGAAGGGCATGTGTTGGTTTTAGGGGATAATTATTCAATGAGCGCTGATAGTAGAGAATTCGGATTTGTGCCTTTAGAAAACTTGTTAGGATCACCTCTATGGATTTTCTGGCCTTTAGGGCATTTTAAACACTTGAAAAACGTCCCTTCTCCTACTACACTTCCTGGCTACGTGGTTAACAGCATTGCCCTAGGTACTCTTATATATACTTTCAGTTATATGTATTTCAAAAAACGTCGTCGTTTATTTCCTAAAAATCAAAACGATAGAAAATAA
- the ileS gene encoding isoleucine--tRNA ligase has translation MDTECRDGRDGLADREEQILEFWNRNHIFQKSLQLRLGRPLYSFYDGPPFATGLPHYGHLLAGTIKDTVCRFATMNGYYVPRRFGWDCHGVPVEYEVEKSLNLTTPGAIENFGIGAFNEECRSIVLRYVDEWKSYINRLGRWVDFSSTWKTMDASFMESVWWVFSSLYKQGLIYEGVKVVPFSTKLGTPLSNFEAGQNYKEVNDPSVVLKFPLIDDSASLLIWTTTPWTLLSNMAVAVGPELTYVRIVDKNSGEQWILGQGCVSRWFSDSSSYEIIDSFPGTALVGKNYLPPFDLFSHKRTEGAFRILPGPFVEENEGTGIVHMAPAFGEVDFFVCKEHNIPIVCPIDDHGYFTDEVIEYQGRYIKDCDKEIIKRLKELGRVLHLGTVMHRYPFCWRTDTPLIYKTVNSWFVAVERIKDRILQENQKIHWVPEHIKDGRFGKWLEGARDWAISRNRYWGTPMPIWKSRDGEILIISSIKELEELSGEKISDLHCHFIDQLKIQKNGKSFQRVPYVFDCWFDSGAMPYAQNHYPFENQQQIESGFPADFIAEGLDQTRGWFYTLMVISTALFNQSAFKNAIVSGIILAEDGNKMSKRLNNYPSPMHIMNTYGADALRLYLLHSVVVKAEDLRFSDRGVESILKQILLPLTNVLTFFKTYTDLYGFDRNQYEEKDYVYTEIDRWILSNLYTVVGKVRDSMSAYNLNMAVHPFVTFIDDLTNWYIRRCRRRFWQAEDTLDRRAAFVTLYEVLSVFSKVIAPFIPFLSEHIYQKIRQDFSEESVHLCDFPHKDLDKVFPDLEQRMSDVREIVGLGHSLRKEHKLKVRQPLANFYIIGPKERLDALTSFEQLISEELNIKNIIFYKETPQFIMTTVKPNFRSLGKKVGSRIQEIQKALASLSQEEIQQFLQKKYLPLTLTDTQFTLEMSDVLISWETEPGYVARSSSLFTVVLDCQLTEDLITEALSREIVNKINTMRRNRKLHVSDRILLQMKTSLEVQTAFMKYEDYICEETLTQQYQFVDLLDGEEWDINGYSTTIDFTVSE, from the coding sequence ATGGATACGGAATGTAGGGATGGTAGAGACGGGCTTGCAGATAGAGAAGAACAAATACTAGAATTTTGGAACCGTAATCATATTTTCCAAAAGTCATTACAACTCCGTTTAGGTAGGCCTTTGTATTCATTTTATGATGGCCCACCATTTGCTACGGGGCTTCCTCATTATGGGCATTTACTCGCAGGAACCATCAAAGATACCGTCTGTCGTTTTGCTACGATGAATGGGTATTATGTTCCTCGACGATTTGGATGGGATTGCCATGGAGTACCTGTAGAATATGAGGTAGAGAAATCTTTAAACCTCACTACACCAGGAGCGATTGAGAATTTTGGTATAGGAGCTTTCAATGAAGAGTGTCGTAGTATTGTCTTACGCTATGTTGATGAATGGAAGTCCTATATTAATCGTTTAGGCAGATGGGTAGATTTTTCATCCACATGGAAGACTATGGACGCTTCATTTATGGAAAGCGTGTGGTGGGTATTTTCTTCTTTATATAAACAAGGGCTTATTTATGAGGGCGTGAAGGTTGTCCCTTTTTCTACGAAATTAGGCACTCCTTTATCTAATTTTGAAGCAGGGCAAAATTATAAAGAAGTCAATGATCCTTCTGTAGTTTTAAAGTTCCCCCTAATTGATGACTCAGCATCGTTACTTATCTGGACAACAACTCCGTGGACATTGCTATCTAATATGGCAGTTGCAGTAGGACCAGAACTTACTTATGTACGCATTGTTGATAAAAATTCTGGAGAACAGTGGATTTTAGGCCAGGGATGTGTATCACGATGGTTTTCTGATTCTTCATCTTATGAAATTATAGATAGTTTCCCTGGAACAGCCCTAGTAGGGAAGAATTACCTTCCACCATTTGATCTTTTTTCTCATAAACGTACAGAAGGAGCTTTTCGAATCCTTCCTGGACCCTTTGTCGAAGAAAATGAAGGGACGGGTATTGTGCATATGGCACCTGCGTTCGGAGAAGTAGATTTCTTTGTTTGTAAAGAACATAACATTCCCATTGTCTGTCCTATAGATGATCATGGATATTTCACTGATGAGGTCATCGAATATCAAGGCAGGTACATTAAGGACTGCGATAAAGAGATTATTAAGAGGTTAAAAGAACTGGGTAGGGTATTGCATCTTGGTACTGTGATGCATAGATATCCTTTTTGTTGGAGGACAGATACGCCATTAATTTATAAAACTGTAAATTCATGGTTTGTTGCTGTTGAAAGGATCAAAGATAGGATCCTGCAAGAGAATCAGAAGATTCACTGGGTTCCCGAGCATATTAAAGACGGACGTTTCGGTAAGTGGTTGGAAGGCGCTCGAGACTGGGCAATAAGTAGGAACCGTTACTGGGGAACTCCAATGCCTATTTGGAAAAGTAGAGATGGAGAAATTCTTATTATAAGTTCTATTAAAGAACTCGAGGAGCTTTCGGGAGAAAAAATTTCTGATTTGCATTGCCATTTCATTGATCAATTAAAAATCCAAAAAAATGGGAAGTCTTTCCAGCGTGTCCCGTATGTTTTTGATTGTTGGTTTGATTCAGGTGCTATGCCTTATGCCCAAAATCATTATCCTTTCGAAAATCAACAACAAATAGAATCTGGATTCCCTGCTGATTTTATTGCTGAGGGGTTAGATCAGACTCGTGGTTGGTTTTACACTTTGATGGTGATTTCTACAGCTTTATTTAATCAATCGGCATTTAAAAATGCGATAGTCAGTGGGATTATTTTAGCAGAAGACGGGAATAAAATGTCTAAGAGGTTAAATAATTATCCTAGTCCTATGCATATTATGAATACCTATGGAGCTGACGCTTTAAGATTATATTTGTTACATAGTGTTGTTGTTAAAGCTGAGGACTTGCGTTTTTCTGATAGGGGTGTGGAGTCCATTTTGAAACAGATACTTCTTCCCTTAACTAATGTATTAACATTTTTTAAAACTTATACAGATTTGTATGGTTTCGATAGGAATCAGTACGAAGAGAAAGATTATGTATATACTGAGATTGATCGTTGGATTTTATCAAATCTCTATACTGTTGTTGGTAAAGTTCGCGATAGTATGAGTGCCTATAACCTAAATATGGCAGTTCATCCTTTTGTAACATTCATTGATGATTTAACTAATTGGTATATTCGCCGTTGTCGGCGTCGTTTCTGGCAAGCAGAAGACACTTTAGATAGAAGAGCTGCATTCGTAACTCTTTACGAGGTTCTTTCAGTTTTTTCTAAAGTGATCGCTCCATTTATTCCATTTCTATCGGAACATATTTATCAAAAAATTAGACAAGATTTTTCCGAAGAATCCGTACATTTATGTGATTTTCCACATAAAGATCTTGATAAGGTATTTCCTGATTTAGAACAACGTATGTCCGATGTAAGAGAAATTGTTGGTTTAGGACATTCTTTACGTAAAGAGCATAAGTTAAAAGTTCGTCAACCTTTGGCTAATTTTTATATTATAGGTCCTAAGGAACGTTTAGATGCTTTAACTTCATTTGAACAACTGATTTCTGAAGAGCTTAATATTAAGAATATTATTTTCTATAAAGAGACTCCTCAGTTCATTATGACGACAGTAAAACCTAATTTCCGCTCTTTAGGTAAGAAAGTAGGGAGTAGAATCCAAGAGATACAAAAGGCTCTAGCATCTTTGTCTCAAGAAGAAATTCAACAATTTTTACAGAAGAAATATTTACCTCTTACTTTAACTGATACACAGTTTACCTTAGAGATGAGCGACGTACTTATTTCTTGGGAAACAGAACCAGGATATGTAGCGCGTAGTTCTTCATTATTTACAGTTGTTTTGGATTGTCAGTTAACAGAAGATCTTATTACAGAGGCTCTTTCTAGAGAAATTGTAAATAAAATTAATACAATGCGAAGAAATCGCAAACTGCATGTTTCTGATCGTATTTTGTTGCAGATGAAAACTTCTCTGGAAGTACAAACAGCATTCATGAAATACGAAGATTATATTTGTGAAGAAACATTGACTCAACAATATCAATTTGTAGATCTATTAGATGGAGAGGAGTGGGATATTAATGGATATTCTACAACTATTGATTTTACAGTATCTGAATAG
- a CDS encoding PhoH family protein, whose protein sequence is MNKTMVIDTSVFIYDPEALSSFEDTRIIVPFTVIEELEGCAKFRDESSKNAARALSNIRLLLERAGNHTDSITLPNGSELHIEVSSIINLPDEEKRRKLLTLELLQIIAQREPMIFVTKSLSRRVRAEALGIEARDYENKRFSFRSLYRGYREIQVSVSEIESFYTQGYLDLHQEILPSPNEYFFLSSEGNYFALGRYSEQEKHIIALKNLPQKIWGIQPLNTEQKCALDLLLCDDVKLVSLMGQAGSGKTVLALAAAMYQVFDKGNYNKLLISRPIVPMGKDIGFLPGLKEEKLLHWMQPIYDNMEFLFNIHGMGDFSEVLHSLMEAKKLEMEALTYIRGRSLPRVFMIIDEAQNLTPHEIKTIISRAGKGTKIVLTGDPTQIDSPYFDENSNGLTYLVGKFHHLSLYGHMFMTKTERSELAAAAAAIL, encoded by the coding sequence ATGAATAAAACTATGGTGATTGATACGAGTGTATTCATTTATGATCCCGAAGCTTTATCTTCTTTTGAAGATACACGTATCATTGTTCCTTTTACTGTTATTGAGGAATTAGAGGGATGTGCTAAATTTCGTGATGAATCATCGAAAAATGCTGCTCGTGCTTTAAGTAATATTCGTTTGCTTCTAGAGAGAGCTGGAAACCATACGGATAGTATTACTCTACCTAATGGTAGTGAGTTACATATAGAAGTATCTTCAATAATCAATCTGCCTGATGAAGAAAAACGTCGAAAACTACTGACCTTAGAATTATTACAAATTATTGCGCAGCGCGAGCCAATGATTTTTGTAACTAAAAGTTTGAGTCGACGTGTGCGTGCAGAAGCCTTGGGAATCGAAGCTAGAGATTATGAGAATAAAAGATTTTCCTTTCGTTCATTATATCGTGGATATAGGGAGATACAGGTATCTGTATCAGAGATAGAAAGTTTTTATACTCAAGGATATTTAGATCTACATCAGGAAATCCTTCCTTCGCCCAATGAGTACTTCTTTCTCTCTAGTGAAGGAAACTATTTCGCTTTAGGTCGATATTCAGAACAAGAAAAACACATAATTGCCTTAAAAAACCTTCCTCAGAAGATCTGGGGGATTCAACCATTAAATACAGAACAAAAATGTGCTTTAGATCTCCTTTTGTGCGATGATGTTAAGTTAGTTTCTTTAATGGGGCAAGCAGGATCTGGGAAAACAGTTTTAGCATTAGCTGCTGCTATGTATCAAGTATTTGATAAGGGAAATTACAATAAGTTGTTGATCAGTCGTCCTATTGTCCCTATGGGGAAAGATATCGGTTTTCTTCCAGGATTAAAAGAAGAGAAGCTTTTACATTGGATGCAGCCCATCTATGATAATATGGAATTCCTTTTCAATATTCATGGTATGGGAGATTTTTCAGAAGTTTTACATTCTTTGATGGAAGCAAAAAAATTAGAAATGGAAGCATTGACTTATATTCGTGGAAGGTCTTTACCTAGGGTTTTTATGATTATTGATGAAGCACAGAATCTTACTCCTCATGAGATTAAGACAATCATTTCTCGTGCAGGGAAAGGAACTAAGATTGTGCTAACAGGAGATCCCACGCAAATCGATAGTCCCTATTTTGATGAAAATTCTAATGGCCTCACCTATTTAGTGGGTAAGTTTCATCATCTCTCTTTATATGGTCATATGTTTATGACAAAAACAGAGCGTTCAGAGCTTGCAGCAGCAGCAGCAGCAATTTTGTAA